From one Pagrus major chromosome 21, Pma_NU_1.0 genomic stretch:
- the rps15 gene encoding small ribosomal subunit protein uS19, producing the protein MADTEIKKKRTFRKFTYRGVDLDQLLDMSYEQLMQLYCARQRRRLNRGLRRKQQSLLKRLRKAKKEAPPMEKPEVVKTHLRDMVILPEMVGSMVGVYNGKTFNQVEIKPEMCGHYLGEFSITYKPVKHGRPGIGATHSSRFIPLK; encoded by the exons ATG GCGGATACCGAGATCAAGAAGAAGCGTACCTTCAGGAAGTTCACCTACAGAGGTGTGGACCTGGACCAGCTTCTGGACATGTCCTA TGAGCAGCTGATGCAGCTGTACTGCGCCCGCCAGAGGAGGAGGCTGAATCGTGGCCTTCGCCGCAAGCAGCAGTCCCTCCTGAAGCGCCTGCGTAAGGCAAAGAAAGAGGCTCCCCCCATGGAGAAACCAGAGGTGGTGAAGACCCACCTGAGGGACATGGTCATCCTGCCTGAGATGGTCGGGTCCATGGTTGGAGTGTACAACGGCAAGACTTTCAACCAGGTTGAAATCAAG CCTGAGATGTGCGGACACTACCTGGGCGAGTTCTCCATCACCTACAAGCCAGTCAAGCACGGTCGCCCTGGTATTGGAGCCACACATTCTTCTCGTTTCATCCCTCTGAAGTAG
- the cnn2 gene encoding calponin-2: MSFNKGPAFGLTAEVKNKIAQKYDPQKEEELRIWIEDITGKSIGPDFQKGLKDGVILCELINTLAPNSVGKVNRSALNWHQLENLTNFIKATTVYGLKPHDIFEANDLFENGNMTQVQTALLALANMAKTKGIQSRVDIGVKYADKQERVFDEEKMKAGQCVIGLQMGTNKCASQAGMNAYGTRRHLYDPKNQVQSPLDNTTISLQMGTNKGASQAGMTAPGTRRAIYDQKLCTDKCDNSTMSLQMGYSRGANQSGQNFGLGRQIFDAKYCPQPGEVADDQNGEGVACNYIPDYQDEGYQGYQEEEQVYQEDGTDY, translated from the exons ATTGCACAGAAGTACGACCCCCAAAAAGAAGAGGAGCTGAGGATCTGGATCGAAGACATCACTGGCAAGAGCATCGGCCCCGACTTCCAGAAAGGCTTGAAGGATGGAGTCATTCTGTGCGA acTTATCAACACACTTGCACCAAACTCCGTGGGAAAGGTCAACCGCTCAGCGCTGAACTGGCATCAG CTGGAGAACCTGACGAACTTCATCAAAGCCACCACAGTGTATGGCCTGAAGCCTCATGACATCTTCGAAGCCAACGACCTGTTTGAGAACGGCAACATGACGCAGGTCCAAACAGCGCTGCTCGCACTCGCTAACATG GCCAAGACCAAGGGCATCCAGTCTCGGGTGGACATCGGGGTCAAGTACGCAGACAAGCAGGAGAGGGTGTTTGATGAGGAGAAGATGAAGGCTGGACAGTGTGTTATTGGCCTACAG atGGGGACCAACAAGTGTGCCAGCCAGGCAGGTATGAACGCTTACGGCACCAGGAGGCACTTATATGACCCCAAAAATCAAGTCCAGTCCCCCTTGGACAACACAACCATCAGCCTGCAAATGGGAACCAACAAGGGAGCGAGCCAG GCTGGGATGACTGCTCCAGGGACACGGCGTGCCATTTACGACCAGAAGCTGTGCACAGACAAGTGTGACAACAGCACCATGTCCCTGCAGATGGGCTACAGCCGCGGCGCCAACCAGAGCGGGCAGAACTTCGGCCTGGGACGGCAGATATTTGACGCCAAGTACTGTCCTCAGCCTGGAGAGGTTGCAGATGATCAAAATGGGGAAGGCGTTGCCTGCAACTACATCCCAGATTACCAAGACGAGGGTTACCAAGGTTAccaggaagaagagcaggtgtaccAAGAGGATGGGACAGATTACTAG